The genome window CGCTGGAGATTGATGCGCAGTTCCTCGAGATCACCATTCCCTTCGCAATCGGCGACGAGGCGGTCAATATCGTCGAGGGAGCAATGTCCCTTGGCCAGAATTTCCTCTGCCCAGTTGAAGCAAAGGTCCGGGTCGATCGACATCCGCGTGCCGGTCTGGACGATTGCTCGTTTGACTGATTGTCGGCCGCGGTTGCGGACCTGCAGGAAGTCACTCTCTGCACCGTGATCGGCCGTCACCGCAGCGCTGGAGCCGATGCCTTCTCCGGCAATCGGCGCAGGTGAAAGGTCGAGATCCCAATCCCCGTCCTCGTCATCCGAAACCACGGGTGACGAACTGACGAGCGCTACGAATGTCCCCGATGTCGTATCGCCCGCGTACTGATCGAAGAATTCCCCTGGTTCTGCCTCAGCTTCGAAAGTCAGCAGGTCATCTAGGTCGTCGGTCCTATCGGCTGGCTCCGTCTCCTGAAGCACGGCAAAACGGTGCTCCGGAACTGCATCGGGCCCGGTAACGACAGTCTCGACCTCAAGTGAGACCTCGCGCTCGCCAACCGTCTCCGCTTCCGTCTCCGGAGACCCCGCAACAAGCGAAGACAGAAGCTGCGCGGCGAGACCGTGACCTTCGGCAAATGCCACATTAGCAGGTGTCTGTCGGTCGTGGTTCAGTGCGTCGGGGTCAGCTCCCGACCGAATGAAGAGATCGCAAACGGCAAGATTGCCCATGCGCGCAGCAAGGTGAAGCGGCGTATCTCCCTTAGGGTCGGCCGCGTGGAGGCGGGAGGATGCCGCAAGATCGGCAAGCCGCTCAAGTTTCCCCTCGGCGATCAGCCGGATCTCGAAAGGGCCAAGAACATGGCTTTCTATTTCGCTCGTCGCCTGGTCGCGACTGCCGAAGATGCGGGACAGTCTATCCATGATCTTCATGAATAACCTCCCTGTTGAGAAGTATGATCTGCTGGTCTTGTGGCTTCCTCGCGCCAGGATCAGTGTCGAGTCCGAGGCGCCTCAGCGCGTAGTACAACAGCGCACGTCGGACCTTGATCTTCGCCTTGCCGCCGCGCATCCCGTAGTCGAGCGCGATGACCTTTGCCTGAGTTTCCGACAGGGCGGGGTGGGGCCCGACCTCCAGCGTGACCTCGGAATGCCAGTCGCGATCATCGTCGGCTGACGCTTCGCTCTCACGCGATCCGCGGATCTCCAGCATCCGCGAGAGCAGGAAGTCCTTGAAGCAGTCATCGGTCAGGCAGAACGCCCTTGTGTGCCAGCGGAACCCGTCGAACGCGATGGCGTGAGGCGCGATCCAGCGCCAGCGCGGCTCGGGGCTGGACAGGGACTGGTACTTCACCTCGATCGCCTCGGACCGGCGGATGGCACCGACGACCGAGCGAAGTGTCACTGGCTCTACGCCGCGAACTGGCGTCGGGGCGGATGCGTAGGGTGGCAGGTCAGGGATCCAGCAATCTTCGCGCTCCAGCACATCGTCGGCAACCAGGCCGAGCTGGGCAAGGTAATGCGCTGCGTCAGGTGGGCGAAACTTGCAGTCGAAGTCAGTGCCACGGACATAGGTGCGCGCGCTCTTGTCGTAGACCATGTTGTCCGGTGCCAGCGCGATGTAGCGGTTCAGGTCCGAGGAGGCTTGGTTCACCGAGACGCTGAACTGTTGCATCACATCAATGCGATTGACGTGCCCCTCCCAGAACAAGCGGAACTCGATGAACTCGAGTCGCTGTTCGACCCCCCAGCGAAGTTCCGCCTTGTCCCTGTCCACGTCGCGCTCCCGATCAGCCCTACGCGCACGCGAACTGTGCGCGCCCAATTTCTGGGCTGCTCACACGCTATCGAAGCGGAAAGGTGCCAGCAATCAAAATTGTACCCGCGAAGAACGGAGAGAGTTCGGTATTCGTTACACTCCCTCCACCAACTGTTCCTGAAATACGTGAGATGCTCGGAAGATTGCTCGGGACCCCCGCCAAAGCACCCGCCGACCGTGAAACCCCTGCTTGCGGCTGGTTGCGAGAACCTGTCCTCCGTGCCCCGGTTTGAGGGCGAAATACCTCCCCGACGCCGCTTCCTTCCGCCGATGAAAGCCGGGCATCGGGAGCCACTTGCGGTGCCCGGAACCTGCCCCCGAACCCGGGCGATCCGTTGCGTCGCTGCTTCCCCCTGGTGGACGGAGGGAGGGTGTGTGCACGGACTCCTTGCCAGCGCCCGCCCGGGTGGGGCCCGGTGGCCGCCTGTGGCGCGCCGGCCGGGCGGAGTTCATCAGGCAGTCGGCTCAGCGCGCCGGGGCGGCACGGGTCGCGTCGATCATGATGCCGACGAGAAGCCGGATCGCCTCGGTCCAGGCGTTGCGGGCGTCGTCCGTGAAATCCGGGCCCAGATGCCGCTCGAGCGCCCAGATCAGCGCCTCCCCCACCGCCGCGTAATGCTCCGGCCGGGCGCCGTATCTCACGTGGCGGCGCCCGAGGTCGGCGACCGTGCCACGCAGTCTCTCGAAATTGTCCAGCTCTTCGACGACCGTGGCCAGGGTATCGGCCAGCTTGAGCCGCTGCAGCGCGAGATTGTTCCGGGACAGGGGGCGAACCTGCGGCGCGGTGGCGAACAGGCGATCGTAGAAGACGGCGGTGATGTCGCCGGGCGCCGCCAGCGCGGCGAGCCAGCTCGATTGGATGTCCGCGATCATCTGGGGGGTCATCGAGGTCTCCCTGTCTGTCAGGAGGACAGGGGAGCAGGGAAACGGAAAGAAATCGTCACCCGCCGGGGCGCATGGGTCCGCGGCGGGGGAGGGCGCCGGGGCCACCGCAGCACAGTTCGGGCAGATGATAGGCAAGCCCGGACCGCTCTCCCCGGCAATGCTGCCACCTCCAGCGCCGATCTCGACCAGACCCGCCCTGGGCACTGCGAACGGCGTGTCGCTGCAGCGCTTGAAACGGTACACCCGGTCGACCGCGCAGGCGCGGGTGGCCGGAGCTTCTCCCCATGCGGCGGGCTTTCGCGGTCGTACCGCCCCTGTCGAAGGCAAGCACTCCCGGCCTCGCCCCGCGCGGCGCGCACGCCGCCAATCGGGCCGGAATGCACCGGCCGCGCCGGGGCCGGTCGCGCGGTGTCGACCGTGCCCTCCCCCGCCGGCCGGAGGAAGGCCCCGGCGCAGGACCGCTCGACGAAGCCCTCCTCCAGCCGGCCGGGGCAGCGGTTCACCGGCGGGCGGGCACAGGCATTGATCGGGCCGGTCGAGACGCGCTTGCAGTCCTGAATGTCCCGCAGTGCATCCGGGGAAGTGAGGCCTCTGGCAGCAGGCTCAGGCGAGGGTTTCGAGCAGGCGGCGCAGCAGGTCGCGGCGCGGCTCCAGCGAAGAGATGTAGAGCTGCTCGTGATCGGTGTGGCCGCCCTCCCCGTCCACCCCCAGCCCGTCCAGCGTGGGCGCCAGCGTGGCGGTGAAGTTGCCGTCGCTGCCGCCGCCGGTCTTCAGCCCCTCGAGCGTGAAGCCGAGCTCGGCCGCGAGCGCCTTCGCCCTGTCGAAGAGTGCCGCGATCTCCGGCGTGGCCTCATAGGCGGGGCGGTTGATGCCCCCGGAGACCTCCAGGGCCACGTCCGGGTCCTGCGGCGCGAGGGCGGCGACGAAGGCCTCCACCTCCGCCTGGGCGGCAAGGTCGGGCACGCGCACGTCCACCGCCATCCAGGCCTCGGCGGCGACCACGTTCACGCCGCTGCCACCCGAGATCATGCCCACGTTGGCGGTGATGCCGCGGGCGTAATCGGTGAGCGCGTGGAAGCGCAGCGCCAGCCGGGCGATTTCGGCGATGGCGCTGCGGCCGTCCTCGTGCCGGGCGCCGGAATGGGCGGCGCGCCCGAAGGTGCGGATCTCGTAGCGCATCACCCCCTTGCGGGCGATGACGATCTTGCCGCCCTCGCGCGCGGGCTCGGTCACCAGCACGTATTTCGCGCCCCGCGCCAGCCCGGTGATCAGCTCCTGCGAGGTGGGGCTGCCGATCTCCTCGTCGGAGACGAAGAGATGGGTCACCGGCAGCGGCGCGCCGGGCCCCGCCAGCTCCGCCACCGCCTGCAGGGCGAGGTAGGCGCCGCCCTTCATGTCATAGATGCCCGGGCCGTAGGCGATGTCTCCCTCCGCCCGGAAGGGAAAGCGCGCCAGCGTGCCGCGCGGGTGAACCGTGTCCATGTGGCTCAGGATCAGGATGCCGGGGCCGTTCTGCCCCCCGCCCCAGGGCGCGCGCACCACGAGATGGTCGCCCAGCCCGTCACGGCCCGGCACCCGCTCCACCTCCGCGCCGATGGCGGCGTATTCGGCGCTGATCCGGTCGGCGAGCGCGTTCACGCCCGGCGCGTCGGCGGTATGGCTCTCGATCTCCACCCAGGCGCGGATGCCCTCCAGCAGCTCCGCCGCAGACTTCTTCACGCTCATGCCATGTCTCCTGATGTCGTGGCGTCCGGGCCGCCGGCGCCTGCGTCCCAGAACAGGCCGGTCATGATCGACAGGCCCTCGCGCAGGATGGGTACCAGCACGTGCTCGTCCGGCCCGTGCTGGCGGCAGCCACCGTAGGAATGCGGGATCCAGATCACCGGGCAGCCGAGGTGGCGCGCGAAGATCTCGCTGGGCAGCCCGCCGGAGGAATTGGGCATCAGCGTGGGCCGCGCACCCATGGTGCGGGTGATGCTGTCCATCACCCAGTCCACCCAGGGGTTTTCGGGGTCCGTGCGCCAGGCGGGGAAGCGGTTCGCCCGCCGGTCGGTGATCTCCACCTGGTGGAAGCCGCGGGCGTCGAGATGGGCGCGCAGCGCGGGCAGGAAGGCCTCCGCGTCCACGTCCGCCGTGTGGCGGATCTGACAGGTGGCGCGAGCGTCGGGCTGCACGCCGTTCACCGGGTTCTCCGGCCGGCCGGTGAGAAAGGCCAGCACGATGAAACTGGTCCAGCCATACATCTTCTCGGCCACGGAGAGCCCGGGCTCGCCCCAGTCATCGGGCATCTTCAGGCTCGGGTCCGACGGG of Paroceanicella profunda contains these proteins:
- a CDS encoding ankyrin repeat domain-containing protein, whose product is MKIMDRLSRIFGSRDQATSEIESHVLGPFEIRLIAEGKLERLADLAASSRLHAADPKGDTPLHLAARMGNLAVCDLFIRSGADPDALNHDRQTPANVAFAEGHGLAAQLLSSLVAGSPETEAETVGEREVSLEVETVVTGPDAVPEHRFAVLQETEPADRTDDLDDLLTFEAEAEPGEFFDQYAGDTTSGTFVALVSSSPVVSDDEDGDWDLDLSPAPIAGEGIGSSAAVTADHGAESDFLQVRNRGRQSVKRAIVQTGTRMSIDPDLCFNWAEEILAKGHCSLDDIDRLVADCEGNGDLEELRINLQRNLEAAGFDLDQATGHDDALWDAAVGCH
- a CDS encoding WYL domain-containing protein; protein product: MDRDKAELRWGVEQRLEFIEFRLFWEGHVNRIDVMQQFSVSVNQASSDLNRYIALAPDNMVYDKSARTYVRGTDFDCKFRPPDAAHYLAQLGLVADDVLEREDCWIPDLPPYASAPTPVRGVEPVTLRSVVGAIRRSEAIEVKYQSLSSPEPRWRWIAPHAIAFDGFRWHTRAFCLTDDCFKDFLLSRMLEIRGSRESEASADDDRDWHSEVTLEVGPHPALSETQAKVIALDYGMRGGKAKIKVRRALLYYALRRLGLDTDPGARKPQDQQIILLNREVIHEDHG
- a CDS encoding globin domain-containing protein; translated protein: MTPQMIADIQSSWLAALAAPGDITAVFYDRLFATAPQVRPLSRNNLALQRLKLADTLATVVEELDNFERLRGTVADLGRRHVRYGARPEHYAAVGEALIWALERHLGPDFTDDARNAWTEAIRLLVGIMIDATRAAPAR
- a CDS encoding M20 family metallopeptidase; translated protein: MSVKKSAAELLEGIRAWVEIESHTADAPGVNALADRISAEYAAIGAEVERVPGRDGLGDHLVVRAPWGGGQNGPGILILSHMDTVHPRGTLARFPFRAEGDIAYGPGIYDMKGGAYLALQAVAELAGPGAPLPVTHLFVSDEEIGSPTSQELITGLARGAKYVLVTEPAREGGKIVIARKGVMRYEIRTFGRAAHSGARHEDGRSAIAEIARLALRFHALTDYARGITANVGMISGGSGVNVVAAEAWMAVDVRVPDLAAQAEVEAFVAALAPQDPDVALEVSGGINRPAYEATPEIAALFDRAKALAAELGFTLEGLKTGGGSDGNFTATLAPTLDGLGVDGEGGHTDHEQLYISSLEPRRDLLRRLLETLA